One Hemitrygon akajei chromosome 21, sHemAka1.3, whole genome shotgun sequence genomic region harbors:
- the LOC140714489 gene encoding transmembrane protein 248-like, whose amino-acid sequence MVVRQGLEDVKYFLTDRPPLVVFILCISSLAVAFFSLGIYIQSHEITNPDVPQVWNMVLQSLSKLKFCQSKNKSLEALPALVRHGSIRRRPDPDPLAHTTTGQPSTVVSTPSAPVSVSLLVPMSFDLKEPYKRFYSNVTFLQAVVTGSLLGLRDSKAKELINIMLMSQWTPEHYLSQVNSTNTENHLSCITMTAVAHVLPQERYFPSCNLENLTDTSLYQITLAESSEKASSQSHTSVPCYVAQYKPEPNFTILLLEEDRILCSRHLLNASYILILLAVVIFFVSVACGMRKKPRHKATNLYKNIVPEAL is encoded by the coding sequence ATGGTAGTGCGCCAGGGGTTGGAGGATGTGAAGTATTTTCTTACCGACAGGCCACCGCTGGTTGTGTTTATTCTGTGCATCAGTTCTTTGGCAGTCGCTTTCTTCAGTTTAGGCATCTATATCCAGTCACATGAAATCACAAACCCTGATGTGCCTCAGGTCTGGAATATGGTCCTTCAGTCTCTCAGTAAACTGAAATTCTGTCAATCTAAAAATAAAAGTTTGGAAGCTCTCCCTGCCCTTGTTAGGCATGGTTCCATAAGGAGGCGACCAGACCCTGATCCATTAGCTCATACCACTACAGGACAGCCTTCAACTGTTGTTTCTACACCAAGTGCACCAGTCAGTGTCTCCCTGCTGGTGCCAATGAGCTTTGACTTAAAGGAGCCATACAAAAGATTTTATAGCAATGTAACTTTTCTCCAGGCTGTGGTAACTGGAAGTCTGCTAGGGCTAAGAGATTCTAAGGCAAAGGAACTGATTAACATCATGCTCATGTCACAATGGACACCTGAACATTACCTTTCACAAGTAAATTCCACAAATACCGAGAATCACCTTAGCTGTATCACAATGACTGCAGTTGCACATGTTCTCCCTCAAGAAAGATATTTTCCTTCCTGTAACCTGGAGAATCTCACCGATACATCTTTGTACCAGATCACATTGGCAGAGAGCTCTGAGAAGGCATCTTCACAAAGTCACACTTCTGTTCCGTGCTACGTGGCACAGTACAAACCTGAACCTAATTTTACCATTCTGCTTTTGGAGGAAGACCGCATTCTCTGCAGTCGGCATTTACTAAATGCCAGTTATATTCTAATTCTACTGGCTGTTGTTATCTTCTTTGTATCTGTGGCATGTGGAATGAGAAAAAAGCCAAGGCACAAAGCAACAAATCTATAtaagaacattgtcccagaagcattgtag